The Actinobacillus succinogenes 130Z region TCAATTGCCTGATAAGCCTGTTTTTCCGTAATTACGCGCATAATAACCAGAATCAAAGCGCCGACACAAGCGGATAAATACAGTTTAATACCGATAAAGTCTTCGAATACCATGGCCAATAAGGTGGCAATCAATACCGCCAGCGAAAGCCACTGTTTCCATTTTGGAATATGGTTGTGATGATTATGAAATGCCTGATAATCTTCCTGTTCTACGTGTAAATTTAATTGAGTCGGCAGTAAGCGATAACCTATCAAGACAAAAAAGATAATACCTATGATCAAGATAGGTACCCCTATTTCAGCATATTCAAAAAAGCCGAATTTATCGCCGGATTGAGATAGAACGCCTTGTACAACCAAATTATTCGGTGAACCGATAAGAGAAAGATTCCCGCCTAAAGTGGAAGCGAATGCCATCGGCATCAATAAACGAGAACGGGCGAAATCCGATTTTGCCGAAATGCCCAAAATAACAGGAATCAGAATTGCCGCCGTACCGGTATTGGATAACACACCCGACATTACGCCGGTAATCACCATCAACACCACCATTAACTTACGTTCGCTGGTAGCAAAACGGCTGACAACACCGCCTATTTTATTCGCCATACCGGTTTCAAACAGCGCTCCGCCTATAACGAACATAGCAACGAATAAAATCACGTTGGTATCTACAAACCCCATAAATGCGTCTTTAGCAGATAAAACGCCCGTTAGCGCTAAACCGACACTGACAACCATCGCTGTCACGGCAAGGGGTAATTTTTCCCATGCGAACATGATGATCGCAAAAACAAGGAAGCAAAGGGTAATTGCACTTGGGGTCATAAAAAACTCCATCGGTAAAATTGTTTCATTGCTTAACTCATATATATCTCTATAAGAGTTAATCTAACAATACAGGCTTTATGCCAATTATTTTTTGATCTATAACAAGTTTTTGTGCTTTTTTGTTTTTATGCGTATTTCTATAATTTAAAAAAGTGCGGTCAAAATAAACTTAATTTTTAAATTATTCGGATAAATAGCAGAAAAATTTAATTTTCATCATTAATTAATGAGAAACATCCGATGTTTGTTTAATTTTATTAATAATCGGCTTTGCTTCGTTACTTTCAAAAAAACGTAAACTCGAAACCGGCAGCATCACTTTTAATTTGTCCCAATCTTCATCCTTTATAGCCTGACGTACGGCTGAGGCACTGATGATCTGTCCGTTAACGGTTTTGCGTTCCAATACGATACATTCAATATCGTATTCGGGTAGTTGTCGTTGCATAATCTTATTATAAATATGCGTGACATGACTGAAGGGCTCGTCGCCTACATAACGGCGTTTAATTCCTAATTTTCGTGCAATTTTGACGAAAATATTTACATCCACCAGCGCATTACTTTCTATTACCGCATCATCGTCTTTCTGAAAATAACTTGGAAAGGTGGCGGAACTGATAATATAGGAACCGCTGTCGTGGCAGACTACATTCGGCAAATGCGCCACGCCTTCCAAAATAAGCTTTCTGCGTACATCAAAAGGCACCAGACTTTGATCTTCGCTGACCATAAATAAATGCACAATGTCATTTTCCGCAGCGGCTTTCTCCACCAAATATTGATGACCTAAAGTAAAAGGATTAGCATTCATCACAATGGCGGCAATCCGTTTTTCGGTCTGTCGTTCGGGAGATTCATCGACGAGTTTCTGTAAATAATCCGCAAAGCCGTTACGACGGTTTTCCATAAAAGCAATTTTGCCCTCTATTTTGGCAATTTCATAAAAACTTAAGTCGGAGAAAAATTTAACCGCACAACTTTTGGTATACAGAAAAAGATGAAAATGACCGCGTTCGAACTGTTCGTTAATCAGATGGGTAACGATTTGATTCATCAATCCTTCGCCCTGATGATCTTCCGATACCGCCAGACAACGCAAGCTATTGGCAAATAAACTGCCGGTGGCGATGATGTTATCATCCTCATCATACATGGCGCAGGTATAATCCAGGTTCTGATCCCGCCGTATACCTTGCTGCGCCAGTAACCGGTCGATTTCCGCCAGCTCTTTATGATTGAGGGGATTCACTTTACCGATGTTATAGCTCATATTTTCTCCGTAAAACAAACGAACAGGATAAAAGTGCGGTCAAAAAAATCGATGTTTTATACGACTTTTTGTACCAATGCGGAAATATCCGATGGAAACTGTTCTTTTTCCGCCATTTCTACAATCTGTTTATGAT contains the following coding sequences:
- a CDS encoding SLC13 family permease — protein: MTPSAITLCFLVFAIIMFAWEKLPLAVTAMVVSVGLALTGVLSAKDAFMGFVDTNVILFVAMFVIGGALFETGMANKIGGVVSRFATSERKLMVVLMVITGVMSGVLSNTGTAAILIPVILGISAKSDFARSRLLMPMAFASTLGGNLSLIGSPNNLVVQGVLSQSGDKFGFFEYAEIGVPILIIGIIFFVLIGYRLLPTQLNLHVEQEDYQAFHNHHNHIPKWKQWLSLAVLIATLLAMVFEDFIGIKLYLSACVGALILVIMRVITEKQAYQAIDSQVVFLFAGTLALANALQTTGAGAQIAHTILGWLGAQPNSYLLLFTILVLSCVLTNFMSNTATAALLAPIGLSIAHSLGADPKAVLMAVVVGSSCAFATPIATPANTMILSVGHYRFADYAKAGVPLIVVTIAAAMILLPILFPFFPS
- the citC gene encoding [citrate (pro-3S)-lyase] ligase; translation: MSYNIGKVNPLNHKELAEIDRLLAQQGIRRDQNLDYTCAMYDEDDNIIATGSLFANSLRCLAVSEDHQGEGLMNQIVTHLINEQFERGHFHLFLYTKSCAVKFFSDLSFYEIAKIEGKIAFMENRRNGFADYLQKLVDESPERQTEKRIAAIVMNANPFTLGHQYLVEKAAAENDIVHLFMVSEDQSLVPFDVRRKLILEGVAHLPNVVCHDSGSYIISSATFPSYFQKDDDAVIESNALVDVNIFVKIARKLGIKRRYVGDEPFSHVTHIYNKIMQRQLPEYDIECIVLERKTVNGQIISASAVRQAIKDEDWDKLKVMLPVSSLRFFESNEAKPIINKIKQTSDVSH